Proteins from a genomic interval of Gammaproteobacteria bacterium:
- a CDS encoding phenylacetate--CoA ligase family protein, which produces MKNHSPFTTALQSFLSTPLTDTLTRHQETSPQAAALDLFHAVATEVPAYRDFLVQHGIDQASVRDHTDFQKLPLVTKQNYMLAYPLPARCRNGKLEDCEMIAVSSGSTGTPLFWPRSTRHELDIATRFEQVFSDSFHADTRSTLVVVCFALGTWVGGMYTTLCCRYLSQKGYPITVVTPGNNKAEIYRIIEELSPHFDQTVLAGYPPFVKDVIDSGSVQGIDWPRYSVKLVFAGEVFSEEWRSLVCARIGSGNPCYDTASLYGTADAGVLGNETPLSITLRRFFANHPEAGRALFGESRLPTLVQYDPLSRFFEVHEGTLVVTGDNGVPLLRYHIADKGGIVGYDEMLNFANEWGGNSLAELQPHNLRGTRPLPFAYLFGRADFTVSYYGANIYPENVTVGLEQPIIKDWVTGKFVLEVKENTDQNKVLSVTVELLPNVAATVEMRDAIGASIRQHLLRLNSEFAHYTPPEHQTPEITLLPAGDSNYFPAGIKHRYVKKS; this is translated from the coding sequence ATGAAAAACCACAGCCCATTCACCACCGCGCTGCAATCCTTTCTGTCAACCCCTCTGACGGACACACTAACGCGCCATCAGGAAACATCACCCCAAGCCGCCGCGCTGGACCTATTTCATGCCGTTGCCACAGAGGTTCCGGCCTACCGTGACTTTTTGGTACAGCACGGCATTGACCAGGCAAGCGTGCGTGATCACACCGATTTTCAGAAGCTCCCGCTGGTCACCAAACAAAACTATATGCTGGCATATCCATTGCCCGCACGGTGTCGCAACGGCAAGCTGGAAGACTGCGAGATGATTGCCGTTTCATCGGGCTCCACCGGCACACCCCTGTTCTGGCCGCGCTCAACGCGCCATGAGCTGGATATTGCAACGCGCTTTGAGCAGGTCTTTAGCGATAGCTTTCATGCCGACACCCGCAGCACTCTGGTGGTAGTGTGTTTTGCGCTAGGCACGTGGGTGGGAGGCATGTATACCACGCTGTGCTGCCGTTATCTTTCACAAAAGGGCTACCCTATAACAGTGGTGACTCCGGGCAATAACAAGGCCGAGATCTACCGCATCATCGAAGAACTCAGCCCCCACTTCGACCAGACTGTTCTGGCGGGCTATCCACCTTTCGTCAAGGATGTGATCGACAGCGGCAGTGTGCAAGGTATCGACTGGCCGCGATACTCCGTGAAACTGGTATTTGCAGGCGAGGTGTTCAGCGAGGAATGGCGCAGCCTGGTATGCGCAAGGATCGGCTCAGGCAACCCCTGCTATGATACGGCTTCGCTTTACGGTACGGCGGATGCCGGGGTGCTGGGCAACGAAACCCCGCTGAGCATCACATTGCGCCGCTTCTTCGCCAACCACCCCGAGGCCGGGCGCGCGCTGTTCGGGGAATCGCGCCTGCCTACGCTGGTACAATATGATCCGTTAAGCCGTTTTTTTGAGGTTCACGAAGGCACGCTGGTTGTGACGGGTGACAATGGCGTCCCCCTGCTGCGCTATCATATCGCCGACAAGGGCGGCATCGTCGGATACGATGAGATGCTAAACTTTGCCAATGAATGGGGCGGCAACTCGCTAGCCGAGCTGCAGCCCCATAATCTGAGAGGCACCCGCCCCCTGCCCTTTGCATACCTGTTTGGCCGGGCGGATTTCACGGTTTCTTACTATGGAGCTAACATTTACCCTGAAAATGTAACTGTGGGCCTTGAGCAGCCGATTATTAAAGATTGGGTGACGGGCAAGTTTGTATTGGAGGTTAAGGAGAATACAGACCAGAACAAGGTTCTCAGCGTGACAGTCGAATTGTTGCCCAATGTTGCCGCGACCGTTGAGATGCGGGATGCCATAGGCGCTTCGATCCGGCAACATTTGTTGCGCCTCAACAGCGAATTTGCGCATTACACGCCGCCGGAACACCAGACTCCCGAGATCACACTGCTGCCGGCGGGCGACTCGAACTATTTCCCCGCCGGGATCAAACATAGATATGTAAAAAAATCCTGA
- the ttcA gene encoding tRNA 2-thiocytidine(32) synthetase TtcA, whose protein sequence is MSKIEKKLLHYVGKAIADYNLIQTGDRVMVCLSGGKDSYTLLSILRLLRMHSNNKFEILAFTLDQSQPGWDDSGMRAWLEHYKIPYEILKKDTYSVVIEKVPEGSTYCSLCSRLRRGNIYRYAEDHGYTKIALGHHRDDMIHSLLMSILYNGEIRSMPPKLLTDNKRHIVIRPLAYCQEQDIIEYAKEREFPIIPCNLCGSQENLARQRIKRLVNDLAQENPKIPSNILHALGHIKPSQLMDKQLWNFKGLEAQRESEEMTFDIAEKGDQEIVFPDPFHDLREVV, encoded by the coding sequence TTGTCCAAAATAGAAAAAAAGTTGCTGCATTATGTCGGCAAGGCGATTGCCGATTACAATTTGATCCAGACCGGGGATCGCGTCATGGTCTGCCTTTCCGGCGGCAAGGATTCCTACACGCTGCTCTCCATTTTGCGCCTGCTGAGAATGCACTCGAACAACAAATTCGAGATCCTTGCGTTCACACTGGATCAATCACAGCCCGGCTGGGACGACAGCGGCATGAGGGCATGGCTGGAACACTATAAGATCCCTTATGAGATACTCAAAAAGGATACTTATTCTGTAGTTATAGAAAAAGTGCCGGAGGGAAGCACCTATTGTTCGCTATGTTCACGTCTGCGCCGAGGCAATATTTACAGATACGCGGAAGATCACGGCTACACCAAAATCGCGCTGGGGCATCACCGCGACGATATGATCCACAGCCTGCTGATGTCGATACTCTACAATGGCGAAATACGCTCCATGCCGCCCAAATTGCTCACCGACAATAAGCGCCACATCGTGATCCGTCCTCTGGCCTACTGCCAGGAACAGGACATCATCGAATACGCAAAGGAACGTGAATTCCCTATTATTCCCTGCAACCTGTGCGGTTCACAGGAAAATTTGGCGCGTCAACGCATCAAAAGACTGGTCAATGACCTTGCCCAGGAAAACCCCAAAATACCCAGCAACATTCTCCATGCGCTAGGTCACATAAAACCCAGCCAGCTTATGGACAAACAGCTTTGGAATTTCAAGGGCTTGGAAGCGCAGCGCGAAAGCGAAGAAATGACGTTTGATATTGCAGAAAAAGGGGATCAGGAAATTGTATTCCCTGATCCCTTTCATGACCTGAGAGAGGTAGTCTGA
- a CDS encoding TIGR03862 family flavoprotein, which produces MAAEALINGGVSVDLYDAMPSVGRKFLMAGKGGMNLTHSEPLEQFLSRYGTRRTQLEPLLKAFGPEDLRAWAHGLGVETFIGTSRRVFPVDMKAAPLLRAWLHRLREAGVCFHMRHRWCGWNADGTLRFAAPQGVQSLHADAVVLALGGGSWARLGSDGAWVPLLVERGVHVEALQAANCGFDIGWSDHFRERYAGQALKAISINFTGSTPVAVNQQGELMITDSGVEGGVIYALSGRLRDEITASGSATIHLDLAPGRELPRLISDLSRPRGSHSMAKHLRRAGIEGVKAGLLRERAPPQIFEDPSRLATAIKALPLTLIAPRPIDEAISSAGGVAFDALDEHLMIRSLPGVFCAGEMLDWEAPTGGYLFTASFASGHAAGLGVIAWLNRETT; this is translated from the coding sequence ATGGCGGCGGAAGCGTTGATTAACGGTGGCGTATCCGTCGATCTCTATGATGCTATGCCTTCCGTCGGCCGCAAATTTCTGATGGCGGGCAAGGGCGGCATGAATCTCACTCATTCGGAGCCGCTTGAGCAATTTCTTTCGCGCTACGGCACACGCCGGACACAACTCGAACCGTTGCTCAAGGCCTTCGGGCCTGAGGATCTGCGCGCATGGGCGCACGGGCTGGGTGTTGAAACGTTTATCGGCACCTCCCGCCGCGTGTTTCCCGTTGACATGAAAGCAGCGCCGCTGCTGCGTGCTTGGTTGCATCGCTTGCGCGAAGCCGGCGTTTGTTTCCACATGCGCCACCGCTGGTGCGGGTGGAACGCAGACGGCACCCTTCGATTTGCCGCGCCTCAGGGCGTACAATCCCTACACGCCGACGCCGTGGTGCTTGCGCTGGGCGGCGGCAGTTGGGCACGGCTGGGTTCCGATGGCGCGTGGGTGCCTCTGCTTGTGGAGCGTGGCGTTCATGTCGAAGCGCTACAGGCTGCCAACTGCGGTTTCGATATCGGCTGGAGCGATCACTTTCGCGAACGGTACGCCGGGCAGGCCCTGAAAGCGATAAGCATTAACTTTACAGGTTCCACCCCTGTTGCCGTTAACCAACAGGGCGAACTTATGATTACGGACAGCGGTGTTGAAGGCGGTGTGATCTATGCACTATCCGGGCGTTTACGTGATGAAATAACTGCCTCGGGTTCCGCAACCATCCACCTTGATCTGGCGCCCGGACGGGAACTCCCTCGCCTGATCAGCGACCTCTCACGGCCACGCGGCTCGCACTCGATGGCCAAGCACCTCCGCCGGGCGGGCATTGAAGGTGTGAAAGCAGGGTTGCTGCGGGAGCGTGCGCCTCCGCAAATTTTCGAAGACCCAAGCCGCCTCGCCACAGCAATCAAGGCACTACCGCTAACACTCATCGCACCCCGCCCCATTGATGAAGCCATCAGCAGCGCAGGAGGCGTCGCCTTCGACGCGCTCGACGAACACCTGATGATCCGATCCTTGCCGGGCGTGTTCTGCGCAGGTGAAATGCTGGACTGGGAAGCACCGACAGGCGGCTATTTATTCACTGCCAGCTTCGCCAGCGGCCACGCGGCGGGGCTTGGAGTCATCGCCTGGCTCAATAGAGAGACAACGTAA
- a CDS encoding mechanosensitive ion channel, which yields MSDMQQTALLWQFAVLALSLGVGWWVGRLAKRHFAEHPFAEQDAFAGVSARRMFGGFNRVIFPLTALCLVLIGKALLRHSYHVNLLNIAAALLVSLALVRLTVYVLRNIFTPSGWLHTSERFIAGLIWLGVALHITGFLPEIERVFDELSFTVGKHRLSLLLVVQTVFTVGITLLLALWLGSVLERRILGAGQMDMNLRVVATKLVRAALLVIGILIALPILGIDITVLSVFGGALGVGLGLGLQKIASNYVSGFIILLDKSIHLDDIITADNRYGSVSRLTARYIVLKALDGTEAIIPNDTLITSTVVNHSYSDRKIRIGIPVQISYGSPLETAMNIVLHTAQHHPRVINDPEPKVYLKEFAENGIGLELSIWISDPEEGQLSLRSDINLEIWREFQKQGIEIPYPQRAIHIIGQPLQP from the coding sequence ATGTCTGACATGCAGCAAACTGCGCTGCTATGGCAGTTTGCCGTACTCGCGCTGAGCCTTGGCGTGGGGTGGTGGGTTGGGCGATTGGCAAAGCGGCATTTTGCCGAGCATCCGTTCGCTGAACAAGATGCGTTCGCCGGGGTTAGCGCACGCCGGATGTTTGGCGGCTTTAACCGCGTGATCTTCCCTCTCACAGCGTTATGCCTGGTGCTGATCGGCAAGGCGTTGCTCCGGCATAGCTATCACGTCAACCTGCTCAACATCGCGGCGGCGCTGCTGGTTTCGCTGGCGCTGGTGCGTTTGACCGTATACGTGCTGCGTAACATCTTTACGCCAAGTGGCTGGCTGCACACGTCCGAACGCTTCATCGCCGGACTGATCTGGCTTGGCGTTGCATTGCATATCACGGGTTTCCTGCCGGAAATCGAGCGGGTTTTTGACGAGCTCAGCTTTACCGTTGGCAAGCACCGGCTTTCGTTGCTGCTCGTTGTGCAAACGGTGTTTACCGTCGGCATTACCCTGTTGTTGGCGCTGTGGCTGGGCAGCGTTCTGGAGCGGCGCATTTTAGGTGCCGGCCAGATGGACATGAATCTGCGCGTGGTGGCAACCAAGCTGGTCCGGGCGGCATTGCTCGTGATCGGCATCCTGATTGCGCTGCCGATATTAGGCATAGACATTACCGTGCTGTCCGTGTTTGGTGGCGCGCTCGGCGTGGGTCTGGGGCTGGGGTTACAGAAAATCGCCAGCAATTATGTCAGTGGCTTCATCATTCTGCTCGACAAATCCATCCACCTGGACGACATCATCACCGCCGACAATCGTTATGGCAGCGTATCACGCCTCACCGCACGATATATCGTATTGAAAGCGCTCGACGGCACCGAAGCGATCATTCCCAATGACACGCTGATCACCTCGACCGTGGTCAACCACTCCTACTCAGACCGCAAAATCAGAATCGGAATCCCGGTGCAAATCAGCTACGGCAGTCCCCTTGAAACCGCCATGAATATAGTGTTGCACACAGCTCAACACCATCCGCGCGTCATCAATGACCCTGAACCTAAAGTCTACCTCAAGGAATTTGCCGAAAACGGCATCGGCCTGGAGCTTTCAATATGGATTAGCGACCCGGAGGAAGGCCAACTCTCGCTGCGTTCCGACATCAACCTGGAAATCTGGCGCGAATTCCAAAAACAGGGAATTGAAATCCCTTACCCACAGCGCGCTATACACATCATCGGCCAGCCTTTGCAACCATAA
- a CDS encoding type I restriction-modification system subunit M produces the protein MSQLEHIEAIEKRLWSAADNLRANSNYASNEYFLPVMGLVFLRHAYSRYLAVKARIESNLPSRGGKTRALTKEDFSQQGAIFLQPKAQFDYLVSLPDSEDRARAIIEAMDSIEANYENLRGTLPKGEYQLLENQVLGHLLRTLNPEELKRVKGDVFGRIYEYFLTQFAGQGAHDGGEFFTPVSLVSLIAHVLDPERGTVLDPACGSGGMFVQSARIVEEHGDSPTEKLTFRGLEKNATTIRLAKMNLAVHGLEGDIQKAITYYEDPHELLGKADYVMANPPFNVDEIDADKVKSDPRLPFGLPGVNKKEKVSNGNYIWISYFYSYLSDKGKAGFVMSSQASSAGGGEAKVRQKLIETGDVDAMIAIRSNFFYTRTVPCELWFFDKAKGNSPLSHSRVRGHNTVLMIDARNVYRKVTRKIYDFSPEQQQNLQAIVWLYRGETERYLQLVSQYLGNVVDEAQACFEWEDETGQTAQPLPEYAETLQVLRKTVAPFLKSQPQTGPQAEVLKELEKEIELFDQDTEQFRKRAQKAAKQWQAAPDNNAALLKLTQEFAPMAEASRDLIKQTDLIYKLATRLIDALESSPLPPGEGPGVRTTTRARKATDEARHFAIEQLKQVRYFWKQAHWLTERFPEAKLRDVAGLVKLVDIKEIEANDWSLTPGRYVGVAPEEVDENFDFEETLREIHVELEDLNAEAVTLAATIKRNFEELGV, from the coding sequence ATGTCCCAACTCGAACACATCGAAGCCATCGAAAAACGCCTGTGGAGTGCCGCCGACAACCTGCGCGCCAACTCCAACTATGCCAGCAACGAATACTTCCTGCCTGTCATGGGTCTGGTGTTTCTGCGCCACGCTTACAGTCGCTATCTGGCGGTGAAGGCGCGCATCGAGTCCAACCTGCCCAGTCGCGGCGGCAAGACGCGCGCGCTGACCAAGGAGGATTTCTCCCAGCAGGGGGCCATCTTCCTGCAACCCAAGGCCCAGTTCGATTATCTCGTTTCACTCCCCGACAGCGAGGACCGCGCCCGCGCCATCATCGAGGCGATGGACTCCATCGAGGCGAACTACGAGAACCTGCGCGGCACCCTGCCCAAGGGTGAATATCAGCTGCTGGAAAATCAGGTCCTTGGACATCTCCTGCGCACCCTCAACCCCGAAGAGCTAAAGAGGGTCAAGGGCGATGTCTTCGGCCGCATCTACGAATACTTCCTCACCCAGTTCGCCGGTCAGGGCGCCCACGACGGCGGCGAGTTCTTCACCCCGGTATCCCTGGTCTCGCTCATCGCCCACGTGCTCGACCCCGAGCGCGGCACCGTGCTGGACCCGGCCTGCGGCTCCGGCGGCATGTTCGTGCAGAGCGCGCGCATCGTCGAGGAGCATGGCGACAGCCCCACGGAAAAACTCACCTTCCGTGGCCTGGAGAAGAACGCCACCACCATCCGTCTGGCCAAGATGAACCTCGCCGTCCACGGCCTGGAGGGCGACATCCAGAAGGCCATCACCTACTACGAAGACCCGCACGAACTGCTCGGCAAGGCCGACTACGTGATGGCCAATCCGCCCTTCAACGTCGACGAGATCGACGCCGACAAGGTCAAGAGCGACCCACGCCTGCCCTTCGGCCTGCCCGGCGTCAACAAAAAGGAAAAGGTCAGCAACGGCAACTACATCTGGATCAGCTACTTCTACAGCTACCTGAGCGACAAGGGCAAAGCCGGTTTCGTCATGTCCTCCCAGGCCTCCAGCGCCGGTGGCGGCGAGGCCAAGGTGCGGCAGAAGCTGATCGAGACCGGCGACGTCGACGCCATGATCGCCATCCGCTCCAACTTCTTCTACACCCGCACCGTGCCCTGCGAACTGTGGTTTTTTGATAAAGCCAAAGGAAACTCCCCTCTCTCGCATTCAAGGGTGAGAGGCCACAACACCGTCCTCATGATCGACGCGCGCAACGTCTATCGCAAGGTCACGCGCAAGATCTACGACTTCTCCCCCGAGCAGCAGCAGAACCTGCAAGCCATCGTCTGGCTCTACAGGGGGGAAACTGAACGCTACCTGCAACTGGTATCGCAATACCTCGGCAATGTCGTCGACGAGGCGCAAGCCTGTTTTGAATGGGAAGATGAAACTGGTCAGACTGCACAGCCATTACCTGAATATGCTGAGACACTTCAGGTATTACGAAAAACAGTGGCTCCATTCCTCAAAAGCCAGCCCCAAACCGGACCGCAGGCGGAAGTGCTGAAAGAGCTGGAAAAAGAGATAGAACTGTTCGATCAAGACACCGAACAGTTTCGCAAGCGTGCGCAGAAGGCCGCCAAACAATGGCAGGCCGCACCGGACAACAACGCCGCACTGCTCAAACTCACCCAAGAGTTCGCGCCCATGGCCGAGGCCAGCCGCGACCTGATCAAACAGACCGACCTCATCTACAAGCTCGCCACTCGCCTCATCGACGCCCTGGAATCCTCCCCTCTCCCTCCGGGAGAGGGGCCGGGGGTGAGGACCACCACCCGCGCCCGCAAGGCCACCGACGAAGCCCGCCACTTCGCCATCGAACAACTCAAGCAGGTGCGCTACTTCTGGAAGCAGGCCCACTGGCTCACCGAACGTTTCCCTGAGGCCAAACTGCGCGACGTGGCAGGGCTGGTTAAATTGGTGGACATCAAAGAGATCGAAGCCAACGACTGGAGCCTCACCCCCGGCCGCTACGTCGGTGTTGCCCCTGAGGAAGTTGACGAAAACTTCGACTTCGAAGAGACCCTGCGCGAGATCCACGTCGAGCTGGAAGACCTCAACGCCGAGGCCGTCACCCTGGCTGCGACCATCAAAAGGAATTTTGAGGAGTTGGGGGTATGA
- a CDS encoding restriction endonuclease subunit S, with amino-acid sequence MKPARLGELCTLNYGRAHCGYEQEPQETLPVEVFGTNGPIGWATRPLYEQPTIIIGRKGAYRGVHYSSGPSWTIDTAYYLTLLDDDIDLKWLYYRLLLVDINRMDSGSAIPSTKREDFYSVSIGVPSFQEQKCIASILSAYDDLIENNRRRIQLLEQAARLLYKEWFVHLRFPGHEHVKIKDGVPEGWEKTTVGDASSFISRGITPTYDDEALGTVINQKCIRDQRVSTNFARRQSKEVTPNKLVRYGDVLVNSTGQGTLGRVAQFLDAIENCTVDSHITIARPDEDVPVFLYGHHIASMEDYLASMGRGATNQTELSKDVVAGLPLLKPPHLLAEQFESFAKDTADQVRNLTQQNAMLAKARDLLLPRLMSGVLAV; translated from the coding sequence ATGAAACCCGCAAGGCTCGGTGAACTGTGTACCTTGAACTACGGGAGGGCTCACTGCGGCTATGAACAGGAACCTCAAGAGACGCTGCCCGTCGAAGTATTTGGAACAAACGGCCCCATTGGCTGGGCTACGAGGCCGCTCTATGAGCAGCCCACAATCATCATTGGGAGAAAGGGGGCTTATCGAGGCGTTCATTATTCATCTGGTCCTTCATGGACGATCGACACTGCGTACTATCTTACTTTGCTAGATGACGATATTGATCTGAAATGGCTGTATTACCGCCTTCTACTCGTTGATATCAATCGCATGGATAGCGGTTCTGCAATCCCGTCCACGAAGCGTGAGGATTTCTATAGCGTTAGCATCGGAGTGCCTTCTTTCCAGGAACAGAAATGTATCGCCTCCATTCTCTCCGCCTACGACGACCTGATCGAAAACAACCGGCGGCGGATACAGTTGCTGGAACAGGCCGCACGTCTGCTCTACAAGGAATGGTTCGTCCACCTCCGCTTCCCCGGCCACGAACACGTCAAAATCAAAGACGGTGTGCCGGAGGGGTGGGAGAAGACAACAGTGGGCGATGCATCCTCTTTTATTTCGCGTGGCATAACACCCACTTATGACGACGAAGCTCTTGGCACTGTTATCAATCAGAAATGCATTCGCGATCAGCGAGTGTCGACGAATTTCGCTCGACGGCAGTCCAAAGAAGTAACGCCCAACAAGCTCGTTAGATATGGCGATGTTCTAGTGAATTCTACCGGGCAAGGAACGCTTGGGCGTGTTGCTCAGTTTCTTGATGCTATAGAAAACTGCACCGTTGATTCTCACATCACAATTGCGCGACCCGATGAGGACGTGCCGGTTTTCCTCTACGGCCATCATATTGCTTCGATGGAAGATTACTTAGCAAGCATGGGTCGAGGCGCAACGAACCAAACAGAATTATCCAAGGATGTCGTGGCTGGGTTACCTTTATTGAAACCACCTCATCTGCTGGCGGAGCAATTCGAGTCCTTTGCCAAGGATACCGCGGATCAAGTTAGGAACCTGACACAACAAAACGCTATGCTCGCCAAAGCTCGCGACCTACTCCTGCCGCGATTGATGAGCGGGGTGTTGGCGGTATGA
- a CDS encoding HNH endonuclease: protein MSRKYPQSDIKILYGLAAARCAFRKCRHELVLEGTSTDKTKQIGKIAHIVAHSQGGPRSDPAYPKHKLDAYENWLLLCPTCHDTVDAHEGKYDAQFLRDLKTEHERWVQETLNDSMSEVTFAELEVAICGIAQQKTDRTVGFTVITPDEKIAKNQLSDASRAMIAMGLMQGSQVKSYLESVEQLDSGFIDRLIAGFKERYIQLVGDSQLNSDAIFEELLDFSCGSATDFRTRAAGLALLAHLFETCEVFEK, encoded by the coding sequence ATGAGCAGGAAATATCCTCAGTCCGATATCAAGATACTATACGGACTAGCTGCCGCTCGATGTGCGTTTCGGAAGTGTCGCCATGAGTTGGTGCTTGAGGGCACCTCCACCGATAAAACCAAACAGATCGGTAAGATCGCCCATATTGTTGCACATTCTCAGGGAGGGCCTCGCTCAGACCCGGCATACCCTAAGCACAAACTGGACGCATACGAAAACTGGCTGCTCCTCTGTCCGACTTGCCACGACACCGTTGATGCCCACGAGGGCAAATACGATGCGCAGTTTCTGCGAGACCTGAAGACCGAGCATGAACGATGGGTTCAAGAAACCCTCAATGACTCCATGTCAGAAGTTACGTTTGCAGAGCTAGAGGTAGCCATTTGTGGCATTGCTCAGCAGAAAACAGATAGGACCGTTGGATTCACGGTCATTACGCCAGACGAAAAGATCGCCAAGAATCAATTGTCAGATGCCAGCCGCGCCATGATCGCCATGGGATTGATGCAGGGAAGTCAAGTAAAGTCATACCTTGAGAGCGTGGAACAGTTGGACTCTGGATTTATCGATCGTTTGATAGCGGGATTCAAAGAAAGATACATCCAATTGGTCGGTGATTCTCAACTGAATAGCGACGCGATATTTGAAGAGTTGCTTGATTTTTCCTGCGGGAGTGCGACTGACTTCCGCACGCGAGCTGCTGGGCTCGCTCTCCTTGCGCATTTGTTCGAGACATGCGAGGTCTTCGAGAAATGA
- a CDS encoding DUF2326 domain-containing protein: protein MIHGIYANQPSFHPVEFTTGLNVVLAERTDASSKKDTRNGLGKSTLIEIIDFCLGSRATKGKGLIQESLADWAFTIDITLAGHRIKATRAIATPNRISIEGPTASWIEQPDRDEETGERIFNWERWKTLLGWALFGLPRSNDAFKYTPTYRSLISYYVRRGPDAYNDPFRHFRQQQTWDIQLNTAYLLGLNWEYVAQWQSLKDQENGIKAIDQAIKTRAMDGMMGTVGELEAQRIQLEQEVKGAESALTSFKVHPQYESIQTEADRITGELHELTNQNVADRRRLARYKESISDEKPPNPLALEKLYEESGLVFPAAVRRTLTEAKEFHERIVVNRRAFLETEIARIERAIQERNAKIKQLTESRAASLEVLRTHGALQEMTKLQERNVEIKGRLDRVQSRIREVKELNARKREIKVVKAELTKVAEQDYDQRRESWSEAVRLFNDHSQSLYKTPGKLVIDIGDTGYKYQVEIERSGSGGIGKMKVFCFDLMLLQLAQKTPGRVDFLVHDSILYDGVDSRQRALALERAANVTDEAGIQYICTLNSDMVPRDDFSEGFDFDQHVRLTLTDKAQSGSLLGVRFERRGK from the coding sequence ATGATTCATGGCATTTATGCCAACCAGCCTAGCTTCCACCCGGTTGAATTTACAACGGGGCTTAATGTTGTCCTGGCAGAACGCACTGATGCTTCGTCCAAAAAGGACACACGAAATGGACTCGGGAAATCGACGCTGATTGAGATCATCGATTTTTGCTTGGGGTCCAGAGCAACAAAAGGCAAGGGGCTGATTCAAGAATCGCTCGCGGATTGGGCCTTCACCATTGATATAACGCTTGCCGGTCACCGTATCAAGGCCACTCGCGCCATCGCGACCCCGAATCGCATTAGCATTGAGGGGCCGACGGCCAGCTGGATCGAACAGCCCGATAGGGATGAAGAAACTGGCGAACGCATTTTCAACTGGGAACGGTGGAAAACTCTTCTCGGGTGGGCGCTATTCGGGCTGCCACGCTCCAATGATGCCTTCAAATACACGCCCACCTATCGCAGCCTGATCTCCTACTATGTCCGGCGTGGCCCCGATGCCTATAACGATCCCTTTCGGCACTTCAGACAGCAGCAGACATGGGACATCCAACTGAACACCGCCTATCTGCTGGGTTTAAATTGGGAGTATGTAGCTCAATGGCAGAGCCTGAAGGATCAGGAGAATGGCATCAAGGCGATTGATCAAGCCATCAAGACCAGAGCCATGGACGGGATGATGGGTACCGTTGGCGAACTGGAGGCGCAGCGGATTCAGTTGGAACAAGAGGTGAAAGGGGCCGAAAGCGCTCTGACCTCATTTAAGGTTCACCCACAGTACGAGTCGATCCAGACGGAAGCAGATCGAATCACCGGCGAACTGCATGAACTGACCAACCAGAACGTCGCAGATAGAAGGCGGCTGGCGCGGTACAAAGAGTCAATATCGGACGAGAAGCCGCCAAATCCGTTGGCCCTTGAGAAACTTTATGAAGAATCTGGCCTCGTGTTCCCTGCGGCCGTTCGCCGCACCCTCACAGAGGCTAAAGAGTTTCATGAACGCATTGTCGTTAACCGTCGTGCTTTTCTGGAAACTGAAATCGCCAGAATCGAAAGGGCAATCCAGGAGCGCAACGCGAAAATCAAACAGCTTACCGAGTCTCGCGCTGCCTCGTTGGAAGTCTTGCGCACTCACGGGGCGCTTCAGGAGATGACCAAGCTACAAGAGCGGAATGTTGAGATAAAGGGCCGTCTTGACAGGGTGCAATCCAGAATCCGAGAGGTTAAGGAACTCAACGCCCGCAAACGTGAGATAAAAGTAGTTAAGGCGGAACTCACCAAAGTTGCCGAGCAGGATTACGACCAAAGACGCGAGTCATGGAGCGAGGCTGTCCGGTTATTTAACGATCACTCGCAATCTCTCTACAAAACCCCTGGCAAGCTCGTGATTGACATCGGGGATACAGGATACAAATACCAGGTCGAGATCGAACGCAGCGGTAGCGGAGGTATTGGGAAGATGAAGGTCTTTTGTTTCGACCTTATGCTGCTCCAGCTCGCCCAAAAAACCCCTGGCCGTGTCGATTTCCTGGTGCACGACAGCATTCTTTACGATGGTGTTGATTCCCGTCAAAGGGCACTTGCACTTGAACGGGCAGCTAACGTGACCGATGAGGCCGGTATTCAATACATATGTACCCTGAATTCGGACATGGTTCCCCGCGATGACTTCTCTGAGGGCTTCGATTTTGACCAGCATGTCCGTTTGACGCTCACGGATAAAGCTCAATCGGGGAGTCTTCTTGGTGTCAGGTTCGAAAGGCGAGGGAAATGA